One window of Erpetoichthys calabaricus chromosome 1 unlocalized genomic scaffold, fErpCal1.3 SUPER_1_unloc_1, whole genome shotgun sequence genomic DNA carries:
- the LOC127526320 gene encoding G2/M phase-specific E3 ubiquitin-protein ligase-like: protein MLMIAGCLCHVIRELSDKDKIVEDYLKWYFFTRNAACIQRFKEGLATLNVLEAMKQNPSGFMKYFCFSEKKIISENMENIFKAEFSQPGSNRRQEEVRRAAYWADYLLDIEGKTSFAEPSLEDILMFSTGVSSIPPIGFHPKPTVNFLHTFYCFPPAFTLLNKDL, encoded by the exons ATGCTTATGATAGCGGGATGTCTTTGCCATGTTATCAGGGAGCTTTCTGATAAAGACAAAATTGTGGAAGATTATCTGAAGTGGTATTTTTTCACCAGAAATGCTGCTTGTATACAAAG GTTCAAAGAAGGACTAGCCACACTAAATGTTCTTGAAGCAATGAAACAAAATCCATCAGGATTCATGAAATACTTCTgtttttctgagaaaaaaataatttctgaaaatatgGAGAATATTTTTAAAGCTGAGTTTAGCCAGCCTGGTAGCAACAGAAGACAAGAGGAAGTGAGGAGAGCTGCATACTGGGCAGACTACTTGTTAGATATTGAAG GTAAAACATCATTTGCTGAACCATCTTTGGAAGATATCCTCATGTTCTCAACCGGTGTTTCCTCAATCCCACCAATCGGCTTCCATCCAAAGCCAACAGTTAATTTCTTGCATA CCTTCTACTGCTTTCCACCAGCTTTTACTTTACTTAATAAAGACCtatag